One window from the genome of Bacillus tianshenii encodes:
- a CDS encoding class I SAM-dependent RNA methyltransferase — MTKVTLIATAAMGLEAIVANEVRDLGYEEVTVENGRVTFTADKSAIARANLWLRTADRVKLKVGEFKATSFEELFEQTKALPWGDYISKDAEFPVIGKSVKSQLYSVPDCQSIVKKAVVESLREYYGGVEWFEENGPMHRIEVSLLKDSALLTIDTSGRGLHKRGYRVKQGEAPLKETLAAALVKLTTWHPDRPFADPLCGSGTIPIEAAMIGQNIAPGFNRSFAAEEWGWIGQDVWDKAFQEAEDLAKYDQKLQIYGTDIDHRMVEASQENAMEAGFADLITFKQMQVKDFASKDDYGVIVSNPPYGERIGERESVEKLYRQMGEAFKSLDTWSVYVLTSYSDFEKHYGAKATKKRKLFNGFIRGDYYQYWGPRPPKN; from the coding sequence ATGACTAAAGTAACTTTGATCGCAACTGCGGCGATGGGTTTAGAAGCAATCGTAGCAAATGAAGTGCGTGATTTAGGATATGAAGAGGTAACGGTAGAAAACGGACGTGTAACGTTCACAGCAGATAAGTCGGCGATTGCTCGGGCGAACCTTTGGCTTCGCACAGCTGATCGCGTCAAATTAAAAGTTGGAGAATTTAAAGCAACATCTTTTGAAGAGTTATTTGAGCAAACGAAGGCCCTTCCTTGGGGAGACTATATTTCAAAGGATGCCGAGTTTCCTGTAATCGGAAAATCGGTTAAATCACAGCTTTATAGTGTACCTGATTGCCAATCGATCGTGAAGAAGGCAGTTGTTGAAAGCTTGCGTGAGTATTATGGAGGCGTCGAATGGTTTGAAGAGAACGGGCCAATGCACCGAATCGAAGTATCACTATTAAAAGATTCAGCATTGCTCACAATAGATACGAGCGGAAGAGGGCTACACAAACGCGGTTATCGGGTGAAGCAAGGTGAAGCTCCTCTTAAGGAAACACTTGCAGCGGCACTTGTTAAGCTAACAACATGGCATCCAGACCGTCCTTTCGCTGATCCGCTTTGTGGTTCGGGAACGATTCCGATTGAAGCGGCGATGATTGGGCAAAATATTGCTCCAGGTTTTAACCGTTCATTTGCAGCAGAAGAATGGGGCTGGATTGGGCAAGATGTATGGGATAAAGCTTTTCAAGAAGCAGAGGATCTTGCGAAATATGATCAGAAGCTACAAATATACGGAACAGATATTGACCACCGAATGGTTGAAGCTTCACAAGAAAATGCAATGGAAGCAGGCTTTGCTGATTTAATTACCTTTAAACAAATGCAAGTGAAAGACTTTGCTTCTAAGGATGATTATGGGGTTATCGTTTCCAATCCGCCATACGGCGAGCGTATTGGTGAACGTGAATCTGTTGAAAAGTTATATCGTCAAATGGGGGAAGCATTTAAGTCTCTTGATACGTGGAGTGTATATGTACTAACCTCTTACAGTGATTTTGAAAAGCATTACGGCGCGAAGGCGACGAAGAAACGAAAGCTTTTCAACGGTTTTATCCGTGGAGATTACTATCAATATTGGGGACCGCGTCCTCCGAAAAATTAG
- a CDS encoding EAL domain-containing protein: MKNSWKPLKKKERTIKQQHLVSVFNHIEEGTIILDKEKRVIVTNPMALALAGYEHDELLKLSFDDLFEHTDECIWGMHQGNSRWKGEVQLKKKSGKVISCWLLLREIHDSDGKLINYLVAFRDMTDKKRSQSQLRLAEKIIENTSEGVMVTDKQGNILFVNPAFETVTGFLSEEVIGKTPKILQSGVHSESFYAQMWEQINEKGSWTGELWNCRKDGKLYTEWANISSLRDERGEVTNYVAVFSDITERKKAEERLRYLAHYDMLTGVANRYLYNKRLKKYIEAAQKNEHQLAVLFLDLDRFKLINDTLGHGIGDLLLKGVAKRLQACLGEETFIARLGGDEFTIVLPEIHHSNAARTAANLVIDSLEKPFLLKGHEVYTSPSIGISIYPNDGESADELVKHADVAMYEAKIRGRNNYAFYSHHLSAPRIEEVQLENHLRKALEREEFSINFQPQICIKTGEIAGMECLLRWYHPSLGFVSPESFVPLAEETGLIMSISYWAIKEACKQAKEVHDKGYAIRLGVNISAIQFQQEDFVENIHRILSETSLDPRCFEIELTETMIMPMASRAVDKLVQLKRLGVKIAIDDFGTGYSSLSYLGRLPIDTIKIDKSFIRNLLNYHEDASIVRAIITMAHSLQMHVVAEGVEQQKQLEFLKDEKCDMIQGYYISRPINYKDLREFLSEWEPQYISQEQEI, translated from the coding sequence ATGAAGAATTCTTGGAAACCATTGAAGAAGAAAGAAAGAACGATAAAACAACAACATCTTGTCTCAGTTTTTAACCATATTGAAGAGGGAACGATTATTTTAGATAAAGAAAAGCGTGTCATTGTGACGAATCCAATGGCATTGGCACTAGCGGGTTATGAACATGATGAATTATTGAAGCTTAGCTTTGATGACCTTTTTGAACATACAGATGAATGCATCTGGGGAATGCATCAAGGGAACAGCAGGTGGAAAGGTGAAGTCCAATTAAAAAAGAAGTCAGGTAAAGTGATTTCGTGCTGGCTTTTACTTCGAGAGATCCATGACAGCGATGGGAAACTTATAAATTATCTTGTTGCATTTCGCGATATGACAGATAAGAAGCGTTCACAATCACAGCTTCGTTTAGCAGAAAAAATTATTGAAAATACTAGCGAAGGTGTGATGGTTACCGATAAGCAAGGAAATATTTTATTTGTGAATCCAGCATTTGAGACGGTTACAGGTTTCCTTAGTGAAGAAGTAATCGGGAAAACCCCGAAAATTCTTCAATCTGGCGTACATAGTGAAAGTTTTTATGCACAAATGTGGGAGCAGATTAATGAAAAAGGCAGCTGGACAGGGGAGCTATGGAATTGTCGCAAGGACGGTAAGCTTTATACAGAGTGGGCAAATATTAGTTCGCTTAGAGATGAACGAGGCGAAGTAACCAATTATGTAGCGGTGTTTTCAGATATTACAGAACGTAAGAAAGCAGAAGAGCGCCTTAGGTACCTCGCACATTATGATATGCTGACAGGCGTTGCAAACCGCTATTTATATAACAAGCGGTTAAAAAAGTATATCGAAGCGGCGCAAAAGAATGAGCATCAGTTAGCCGTTCTATTTCTTGATCTTGACCGATTTAAGCTTATTAATGATACACTCGGTCATGGAATCGGTGATTTACTGTTAAAGGGCGTTGCCAAGCGCTTGCAGGCATGTTTGGGTGAAGAAACGTTTATTGCCCGGCTTGGAGGCGATGAATTTACAATCGTCTTGCCTGAAATTCACCACTCAAATGCTGCCCGTACAGCTGCAAACTTAGTGATTGACAGCTTAGAAAAGCCATTTTTGCTTAAAGGTCATGAAGTGTATACCTCTCCAAGCATTGGCATTAGCATTTACCCAAATGATGGTGAGTCAGCAGATGAGTTAGTGAAACATGCTGATGTGGCAATGTATGAAGCAAAGATTCGGGGTAGGAATAATTATGCATTTTATAGTCATCATTTAAGCGCACCTCGCATAGAGGAAGTGCAGCTGGAAAATCATTTGCGAAAGGCACTTGAGCGGGAAGAATTTTCAATTAATTTTCAACCGCAAATCTGTATAAAAACAGGTGAGATTGCTGGGATGGAGTGCTTGCTTCGTTGGTACCATCCAAGTCTTGGGTTTGTATCTCCTGAATCCTTTGTACCGCTGGCTGAAGAAACAGGCTTAATTATGTCGATTAGCTATTGGGCTATTAAAGAGGCATGCAAGCAAGCGAAAGAAGTTCATGACAAAGGGTACGCAATTCGTCTTGGCGTTAATATTTCTGCCATTCAATTTCAGCAGGAAGACTTTGTAGAGAATATTCACCGAATTCTTTCAGAAACATCTCTCGACCCACGTTGCTTTGAAATTGAATTAACTGAAACAATGATTATGCCGATGGCGAGCAGAGCTGTTGATAAGCTAGTTCAGCTGAAGCGCCTCGGTGTTAAAATTGCAATTGATGATTTTGGCACAGGCTATTCTTCTTTAAGCTATCTCGGAAGGTTGCCAATTGATACGATCAAGATTGACAAAAGCTTTATTCGGAATCTTTTAAATTATCATGAAGACGCGTCCATTGTAAGGGCGATCATTACAATGGCGCACAGCTTGCAGATGCATGTCGTAGCAGAAGGTGTCGAGCAGCAAAAGCAACTTGAATTTTTAAAAGACGAAAAATGTGATATGATTCAAGGGTATTATATTAGCAGGCCTATTAATTATAAGGACTTACGGGAATTTTTAAGTGAATGGGAGCCGCAATATATTTCACAAGAACAGGAGATTTAA
- the gpsB gene encoding cell division regulator GpsB, with translation MLSDKIRLSAREILEKDFKTALKGYNPDEVDQFLDIIIKDYETFYQEIETLQQENVRLKKQVEEAQQSQSTSQRPSSNSTNYDILKRLSNLEKHVFGSKLYD, from the coding sequence ATGCTATCTGACAAAATTCGTTTAAGTGCTCGTGAGATTTTAGAAAAAGATTTCAAAACAGCGTTAAAAGGCTATAATCCCGATGAAGTGGATCAATTTCTTGATATCATCATCAAAGATTACGAAACATTTTACCAGGAAATCGAAACGCTTCAGCAAGAAAATGTTCGCTTAAAGAAACAAGTAGAGGAAGCTCAGCAAAGCCAATCAACTTCACAACGGCCTTCTTCAAATTCAACGAACTATGATATTTTAAAGCGGCTTTCCAATTTAGAGAAACATGTATTTGGAAGTAAATTGTATGATTAA
- a CDS encoding DUF1273 domain-containing protein, whose translation MKVVAITGYKPHELGIFKDDHPGVQYIQKAFRKQLLQLVDEGLEWVLISGQPGVELWCAEVVFDLQEELPQLQLGIVMPFEEHYKRWPEEKQEYFEMVLMQADFADTLSKRPYEAPWQFKNLNAWLVEKSDGLLVLHDEERKGTPDFLIAEGKKKQAQSSYEIITITPYDIQMIAEDEQLSNSDYWAQ comes from the coding sequence ATGAAGGTAGTGGCAATAACAGGATATAAGCCTCATGAACTTGGTATCTTTAAGGACGACCATCCAGGGGTTCAATACATACAAAAAGCGTTCCGCAAGCAGCTGCTACAGCTTGTAGATGAAGGATTAGAATGGGTGCTCATCAGTGGACAACCAGGTGTTGAGCTGTGGTGTGCTGAAGTTGTATTTGATTTGCAAGAAGAGTTGCCACAGCTGCAATTGGGGATTGTGATGCCATTTGAAGAGCACTACAAGCGCTGGCCGGAAGAGAAGCAAGAATACTTTGAAATGGTATTGATGCAAGCAGACTTTGCCGATACTTTGTCGAAGCGTCCATATGAAGCGCCATGGCAATTTAAAAATTTAAATGCGTGGCTCGTGGAAAAAAGTGATGGACTTCTTGTGCTTCATGATGAAGAAAGAAAGGGAACGCCAGATTTTTTAATTGCAGAAGGGAAGAAGAAGCAGGCGCAATCTTCCTATGAGATTATTACGATTACGCCATATGATATTCAAATGATTGCGGAGGATGAACAATTATCTAATTCAGACTATTGGGCACAATAA
- a CDS encoding spore coat protein, with translation MYCHRPQQLAPIVHPTKCCEEHSTETFVVPHIHPSHTTHVKHNVYEHLHYFPHTDSFVQEASHQNFNCGQGGPGMGGPGMGGPGMMGPGMGGPGMMPPYPRW, from the coding sequence ATGTATTGTCATCGTCCGCAACAGTTAGCACCAATTGTTCATCCGACGAAGTGCTGTGAGGAGCATTCGACTGAAACGTTTGTTGTGCCGCATATTCATCCTTCTCACACAACACATGTAAAACATAATGTTTATGAGCATCTTCACTATTTCCCGCACACAGATTCATTTGTGCAGGAAGCATCACATCAAAACTTTAACTGCGGGCAAGGTGGCCCTGGTATGGGTGGCCCAGGTATGGGCGGACCAGGTATGATGGGGCCTGGCATGGGTGGCCCTGGCATGATGCCTCCTTACCCTCGTTGGTAA
- a CDS encoding ribonuclease H-like domain-containing protein, which produces MSLKTKLKRLKSHMSHHQSEPKPTEEKQPAIPYLNEWESFQTKAHSFENETILIRDVTYPLDYQHGSHRFSELLEVFRNWRASRLEHPLNPKEQAAEDLLFFDTETTGLAGTGTTIFLLGCAFIEGNHVRLKQYLLPTPGAEAALYAHFLNDVKGLTNLVTYNGKAFDWPQVKTRHTLLRDIVPELPKFGHFDLLHAARRFWKHELDNVRLSTVEEKKLGLERTEDVPGYLAPMIYFDFLKDPNPRGIKGVMVHNEKDILSLITLYIHLSQKILQTKPMSDREQYELARWMEQVGEQDKALAQYETLTHSTLNRQAKLKQAMLYKKQKAYENACRLWEELLTGQAFIDETVAIELAKVCEHQFRDYEKAIYYTELAYSSFQQKKQLLSRTKKLEDDKYDKRLRRLTKKLQKSQFSN; this is translated from the coding sequence ATGTCATTAAAAACAAAGCTTAAACGACTGAAATCCCATATGAGTCATCATCAGTCAGAGCCGAAACCAACAGAAGAAAAGCAGCCTGCTATCCCTTATCTAAATGAATGGGAAAGCTTCCAAACAAAGGCGCATTCTTTTGAAAATGAAACGATTCTTATCCGCGACGTCACTTACCCGCTTGATTATCAACACGGCAGTCACCGCTTTTCAGAGCTGTTAGAGGTGTTTCGGAACTGGCGTGCGAGTCGATTGGAACACCCGTTAAACCCGAAAGAGCAAGCAGCAGAGGATTTATTATTTTTTGATACAGAAACGACAGGATTAGCTGGGACTGGAACAACAATTTTTTTACTCGGTTGTGCTTTTATTGAGGGGAATCATGTGCGGCTGAAGCAATATTTGCTTCCGACACCTGGAGCGGAAGCGGCTCTGTATGCTCACTTTTTAAACGATGTAAAAGGTTTAACCAACCTTGTTACCTATAACGGCAAAGCGTTTGACTGGCCTCAAGTGAAAACAAGGCATACGCTGCTGCGCGACATTGTACCTGAGCTGCCGAAATTTGGTCATTTTGACTTACTGCATGCTGCTCGTCGCTTTTGGAAGCATGAATTAGATAATGTACGTCTTTCAACAGTGGAAGAGAAAAAGCTTGGCCTTGAGCGTACAGAAGATGTACCAGGATATTTAGCACCAATGATTTACTTTGATTTCTTAAAAGACCCGAACCCACGCGGTATAAAAGGCGTTATGGTGCATAATGAAAAGGATATCCTGTCATTAATCACGCTTTACATTCATCTGTCACAAAAAATTTTACAAACAAAGCCTATGAGCGATAGGGAACAATATGAGCTTGCTCGTTGGATGGAGCAGGTTGGCGAGCAAGATAAAGCCTTAGCACAATACGAGACATTAACACATTCGACACTTAACCGACAAGCAAAGCTAAAGCAAGCGATGCTCTACAAAAAACAAAAGGCATATGAAAATGCGTGTAGACTATGGGAAGAGCTGCTTACAGGACAGGCTTTCATTGATGAAACAGTAGCCATTGAGCTTGCGAAAGTATGTGAACATCAATTCCGTGATTATGAAAAAGCAATCTATTACACAGAGCTTGCTTATAGCAGCTTTCAACAAAAAAAGCAGCTGTTATCACGAACAAAAAAACTAGAAGATGACAAATATGACAAAAGATTACGCCGCTTGACAAAAAAGTTACAAAAAAGTCAATTTTCAAATTGA
- a CDS encoding DEAD/DEAH box helicase, whose product MIQQLKSNDQIVYCHEIDEKQAVTSPFPEKLDERIRQGLLSRGVEALYTHQASAFEAAQNAEHFVAVTPTASGKTLCYNLPVLQAVAEDDASRALYLYPTKALAQDQKSELNEFIDEIGIPIKSYTYDGDTAPNIRQVIRKAGHVVMTNPDMLHSAILPHHTKWVSLFENLRYIVIDELHTYRGVFGSHVANVIRRLKRICNFYGSSPIFICTSATIANPKELASELTGESMTLIDNNGAPSGKKHFLFYNPPVVNKPLNIRKSATAEVTNLAGMFLQNKIETIVFAKSRVRVEVILSHLQELVKKELGPKSIRAYRGGYLPKQRREIERGLRNGEIRGVVSTNALELGVDIGQLQVCIMTGYPGTVASTWQQAGRAGRRQDEALMILVASSNPMDQYVIQHPDYFFEKTPENARINPNNLIILVDHLKCASYELPFREGETFGGLDVEEILEYLAEEDVLHRSNGKWYWMNDGFPAVGISLRSASQENVIIIDISTTGNHQVIGEMDRFSAMTLLHDEAIYLHEGQQFQVEELDWEEKKAYVRAVDVEYFTDANLAVELKVLEEDKQLDKKHFSLHYGDVTVNAKATIFKKIKLSTFENIGSGPIHLPEEELHTSAAWITFADEVTEQFQKDTLEYALMGMSHVLRQIIPVFVMCDGGDVHVVPQMKAVHNEKPTIFMYDRYPGGIGLAEQVYQTHEVILREIIKIVSACPCETGCPSCVGVMYDDGSSDIKSAVLEIASSALKAGE is encoded by the coding sequence ATGATTCAACAACTGAAAAGCAATGACCAAATTGTCTACTGTCATGAAATAGATGAAAAACAAGCAGTAACATCTCCTTTTCCGGAGAAACTAGATGAGCGAATCCGTCAAGGGCTATTATCACGCGGGGTAGAGGCTTTATATACGCATCAGGCTTCAGCATTTGAAGCGGCTCAAAACGCTGAACACTTTGTTGCAGTCACTCCGACAGCTTCAGGGAAGACGCTTTGCTATAATCTACCTGTCCTTCAAGCAGTGGCAGAGGATGATGCTTCAAGGGCACTGTATCTTTACCCAACAAAAGCACTTGCTCAAGACCAAAAGAGTGAGCTGAATGAATTTATAGATGAAATCGGGATCCCTATAAAAAGCTATACCTATGATGGGGACACAGCTCCAAATATTCGTCAAGTCATTCGTAAGGCTGGGCACGTTGTGATGACGAACCCAGATATGCTTCATTCTGCCATTTTGCCACACCATACGAAGTGGGTCTCACTATTTGAAAATCTTCGCTATATCGTTATTGATGAACTGCATACTTATCGCGGTGTTTTCGGTAGTCATGTAGCAAATGTCATTCGTCGTTTAAAGCGAATATGTAACTTTTATGGAAGTTCTCCTATCTTTATTTGTACGTCCGCAACAATTGCTAATCCGAAAGAGCTTGCTTCAGAATTAACTGGAGAAAGCATGACGTTAATTGATAATAATGGGGCACCGAGCGGTAAGAAACATTTCCTTTTTTATAATCCTCCAGTCGTGAATAAGCCGTTAAACATTCGGAAGAGCGCCACTGCAGAAGTAACAAATCTAGCGGGAATGTTTTTGCAAAATAAAATTGAAACGATTGTTTTTGCAAAAAGCCGTGTGCGTGTTGAAGTCATTCTTAGTCATTTGCAGGAGCTTGTAAAAAAAGAATTAGGACCAAAATCAATTCGGGCTTATCGTGGCGGTTATTTGCCAAAACAACGGCGTGAGATTGAACGTGGTTTACGAAATGGTGAAATCCGTGGCGTTGTAAGCACAAATGCACTGGAGCTTGGTGTTGATATTGGCCAGTTGCAAGTATGTATTATGACAGGATATCCAGGTACAGTTGCGAGCACATGGCAGCAAGCTGGACGCGCTGGGCGCAGGCAAGATGAAGCATTGATGATTCTAGTAGCGAGTTCGAACCCGATGGATCAATATGTCATTCAGCATCCGGACTACTTTTTCGAAAAGACACCAGAAAATGCCCGTATCAACCCAAATAATTTAATTATTTTAGTCGATCATCTTAAATGTGCATCATATGAATTACCGTTTCGAGAAGGCGAAACCTTCGGTGGCTTGGACGTTGAAGAAATCTTAGAATATCTTGCTGAAGAAGATGTGCTGCACCGTTCCAACGGAAAATGGTATTGGATGAATGATGGGTTTCCAGCAGTAGGAATCAGCTTGCGGTCAGCATCTCAGGAAAATGTCATTATCATTGATATAAGTACAACAGGCAATCATCAAGTAATTGGAGAAATGGACCGCTTTAGCGCGATGACTTTATTGCATGATGAAGCGATTTACTTACATGAAGGACAGCAATTTCAAGTTGAGGAGCTTGATTGGGAAGAGAAGAAGGCATATGTACGTGCTGTCGATGTGGAGTATTTTACAGATGCAAACCTTGCTGTTGAATTAAAAGTGTTAGAAGAAGACAAGCAACTAGATAAAAAGCACTTCTCTTTACACTATGGGGATGTAACGGTTAACGCAAAGGCAACTATTTTTAAGAAAATCAAGCTATCAACCTTTGAAAATATTGGCTCAGGCCCGATTCATCTTCCTGAAGAAGAGCTTCATACAAGTGCCGCTTGGATAACTTTTGCTGATGAAGTCACAGAGCAGTTTCAAAAAGATACACTTGAATATGCTTTAATGGGCATGTCTCATGTGTTGCGTCAAATTATTCCTGTATTTGTTATGTGTGATGGCGGGGATGTCCACGTGGTACCACAGATGAAAGCTGTTCACAATGAGAAGCCGACAATTTTCATGTATGACAGATATCCAGGTGGGATCGGATTAGCTGAACAAGTCTACCAAACACATGAAGTGATTTTACGGGAGATTATAAAAATTGTGTCAGCATGTCCATGTGAAACCGGTTGTCCATCTTGTGTTGGTGTGATGTATGATGACGGTTCTAGTGATATTAAAAGTGCTGTACTCGAAATTGCTTCAAGCGCGTTAAAGGCAGGGGAATAA
- a CDS encoding ATP-binding protein, whose protein sequence is MKRLIKKSISTRLVFIMVAIIVLTSIGAGFLYTNNKNIEREYTENIEKLVQKTNYVDQLESSLNDILFQLRGYLLFGQSDFLQTIEQERNRFENTAAKLEKLDLTLDEQKKVEEITSFYMYLFNDPFPRAIKAKQEGQNEIIQSMSKDEGITNNINYIRSISEQFTNEMEQEIYQLEENYRKQLANNQLYFIIFVLVLMAILTWITARLAKEIGVPLRQLAVASDKLANGEYMVLTDEHRKDEIGLLARSFNRMVKGIQENEQQLVAQNEELQAQQDELEEQQGRLQTTLEEMITKEGLLERRNLFTHSLANTLEQEKLLESIIHNLKEMMDADKAIVILTDNLKMKSFGVNKAGLHQYAQYFQEHLLPKLTEEKQPVVIRRNATPSEKGYHEEIEFQLEDINVPVLSFDEEIVACISLTRLGRTFSEQEVNELVGFISQVSISLDKLFMYEDSEHERIVNQQILDTMREGIQFVDREGNIVQTNQQFCDLLECEPSKRKELRKREQWFRYLEKKIENPDSLLKFMEHVLEGRTTDEQRINYEVNHQDKQIIQVYVEKIFQKDEWIGTIFVHRDITREYEVDQMKSEFVSTVSHELRTPLSSVLGFTELMLNKTLKPERQKKYLETIHKEAKRLTALINDFLDVQRMESGRQVYEKEIVEVKHLLEDVIEKQAVNTKNHAFHIDIHTTQTSVFGDVDKIRQVFTNILNNAVKYSPDGGKIDISVEADQEQILIHIKDEGLGIPKEALSKLFTKFYRIDNTDRRQIGGTGLGLAISKEIMKAHNGDIQVSSELGQGSTFTLIFPVIAKSKVQQAIPEQSSEQQPLPAHQQDKPNLLIVEDDKSLALLLKDEMKESGFIVEHCTTGSQAIDLIKRKTPDAIVVDIMLDDSIDGGWHVIEEIKKHEATKNVPIFISSALDEKERGLQLGAKYYFTKPYKPQELSSLIKKVLEEGEKQGQILIPNHLSNQE, encoded by the coding sequence ATTGACCAGCATTGGAGCTGGCTTTCTATATACAAATAATAAAAACATTGAAAGAGAATATACCGAAAACATTGAAAAACTCGTCCAGAAAACGAACTATGTCGACCAGTTAGAAAGTTCATTGAATGATATTTTGTTTCAACTAAGAGGCTATCTTCTTTTCGGCCAATCTGATTTTTTGCAAACGATTGAACAAGAACGAAACCGGTTTGAAAATACAGCAGCAAAGTTAGAAAAGTTAGATTTAACATTAGATGAACAGAAGAAAGTAGAAGAGATTACTTCGTTTTATATGTACTTATTTAATGATCCGTTCCCACGTGCTATCAAAGCAAAGCAAGAAGGTCAAAATGAGATTATTCAATCGATGTCAAAGGATGAGGGCATCACGAATAACATTAATTATATTCGGTCCATTAGCGAGCAGTTTACAAATGAGATGGAGCAAGAAATTTATCAATTAGAAGAAAACTATCGAAAGCAGCTTGCAAATAATCAATTATACTTTATCATTTTTGTGCTAGTATTAATGGCTATTTTAACATGGATTACAGCACGACTTGCCAAAGAGATTGGTGTTCCACTTCGTCAATTAGCAGTTGCATCTGATAAATTAGCAAACGGTGAATATATGGTACTAACAGATGAACATCGTAAGGATGAGATCGGATTATTAGCGCGGTCCTTTAATCGAATGGTAAAAGGTATCCAAGAGAATGAACAGCAGCTTGTTGCTCAAAACGAAGAATTACAGGCACAGCAGGACGAGCTTGAAGAACAGCAAGGACGATTGCAAACGACCCTGGAGGAAATGATTACAAAAGAAGGCTTATTAGAACGGCGCAACCTGTTCACACATTCGCTGGCCAATACGTTAGAGCAAGAAAAATTACTTGAAAGCATTATTCATAACTTAAAAGAAATGATGGATGCGGACAAAGCGATTGTTATTCTTACAGATAATTTAAAGATGAAAAGCTTCGGTGTTAATAAAGCTGGTTTACACCAATATGCGCAATATTTCCAAGAGCATCTGTTACCAAAGCTTACTGAGGAGAAGCAGCCTGTTGTGATTCGGCGTAATGCTACCCCATCTGAAAAAGGCTACCATGAGGAAATTGAATTTCAGCTTGAAGATATTAATGTACCAGTTCTTTCTTTTGATGAGGAAATTGTAGCTTGTATTAGTTTGACAAGGTTAGGGCGGACGTTCTCAGAACAAGAAGTGAATGAGCTTGTCGGATTTATAAGCCAAGTCTCGATTTCACTTGATAAATTATTTATGTATGAGGATTCCGAGCACGAACGAATTGTTAATCAGCAAATTTTAGATACGATGCGTGAGGGTATTCAGTTTGTCGACCGAGAAGGGAATATCGTTCAGACGAACCAACAGTTTTGTGATTTGCTTGAATGTGAGCCTAGTAAGCGAAAGGAACTTCGAAAGCGAGAGCAATGGTTCCGTTATTTAGAAAAGAAAATTGAGAACCCTGATAGTTTGCTGAAATTTATGGAGCATGTGCTTGAAGGGCGTACAACTGATGAACAGCGCATTAACTATGAAGTTAATCACCAAGATAAGCAAATTATTCAAGTGTATGTCGAAAAGATTTTTCAAAAAGATGAGTGGATTGGCACCATTTTTGTTCATCGTGACATTACAAGAGAATATGAAGTTGACCAAATGAAATCTGAGTTTGTGAGCACGGTCAGCCATGAATTACGCACTCCACTGTCAAGTGTACTTGGTTTTACAGAGCTAATGCTCAATAAGACATTAAAACCTGAACGACAGAAGAAGTACTTAGAAACAATTCATAAGGAAGCAAAGCGCTTGACAGCATTGATTAATGACTTTCTTGATGTTCAACGGATGGAGTCAGGTCGTCAAGTATATGAAAAAGAAATTGTTGAAGTGAAGCACCTATTAGAAGATGTCATTGAAAAGCAAGCAGTAAACACGAAAAACCATGCTTTTCACATTGATATTCATACCACTCAAACTTCTGTATTTGGTGATGTTGATAAAATAAGGCAAGTGTTTACAAATATTTTAAACAACGCGGTGAAATATTCACCAGATGGCGGCAAGATTGACATTAGTGTAGAAGCAGACCAAGAGCAGATTTTGATTCATATTAAGGATGAAGGGCTTGGTATCCCGAAAGAAGCGTTATCCAAGTTATTTACAAAATTTTACCGAATCGACAATACAGACCGCAGGCAAATCGGCGGGACTGGGTTAGGACTTGCGATTAGTAAAGAAATTATGAAGGCTCATAATGGTGATATTCAGGTATCATCAGAGCTGGGCCAAGGCAGTACGTTTACGTTAATCTTTCCAGTTATCGCAAAAAGTAAAGTGCAGCAAGCAATTCCTGAACAAAGTAGTGAACAGCAGCCATTACCTGCACATCAGCAAGACAAACCTAATTTATTGATTGTAGAAGATGATAAGAGCTTAGCCTTGCTGCTTAAGGATGAAATGAAAGAGAGTGGTTTTATCGTAGAACATTGTACAACTGGCTCTCAAGCGATTGATCTTATTAAGCGTAAAACACCTGATGCGATTGTTGTCGATATTATGCTAGATGACAGCATTGATGGTGGCTGGCATGTAATTGAAGAAATAAAAAAACATGAGGCGACGAAAAATGTTCCGATTTTCATTTCTTCTGCCCTTGATGAAAAAGAACGCGGCTTACAGTTAGGAGCAAAGTATTATTTTACAAAACCGTATAAGCCGCAGGAGTTGTCATCATTGATTAAGAAGGTGCTAGAAGAAGGAGAGAAACAAGGGCAAATTTTAATTCCAAACCATCTATCAAATCAAGAGTAA